Proteins encoded together in one Astatotilapia calliptera chromosome 7, fAstCal1.2, whole genome shotgun sequence window:
- the snx33 gene encoding sorting nexin-33 isoform X2: MSVKAKALYTFLSENNGEISIQENEELIIFDENSVDGWFQGENSRGERGIFPASYVEIIRSRSNSNVTDCSISPAGSLGKDFSTPNTSLHYPQNDYDDDDYDDWDDWDDRSTVVDDADHTRNPGANGHAPENPMTNNPNVHYRPKPASRQDSITSSRKGSMVGRNLNRFSSFVRSGVEAFVLGDVPMMAKIAETYSIDMGPLGPRWKENPKPFSCSIEDPTKQTKFKGIKTYISYRVTPSHTGRPVYRRYKHFDWLYNRLLHKFTVISVPHLPEKQATGRFEEDFIEKRKRRLILWMNHMTSHPVLSQYEGFEHFLMCADDKQWKLGKRRAEKDEMVGAHFMLTLQIPKEHQDLQDVEERVDNFKAFARKMDDSVMQLTHVASELVRKHLGGFRKEFQRLGNAFQSISHAFTLDPPYRSDGLNNAISHTGRTYENIGELFAEQPKYDLFHMLDKLSLYQGLLANFPDIIHLQKGSLSSCSSTCASSLMGKVPLQLSADLRLPDI, translated from the exons ATGTCAGTGAAAGCCAAAGCCCTCTATACTTTTTTAAGCGAAAACAATGGGGAGATTAGCATCCAGGAGAATGAGGAACTGATTATCTTTGACGAGAACTCAGTGGACGGCTGGTTTCAGGGGGAGAACAGCCGAGGAGAGAGGGGTATCTTCCCTGCATCTTATGTGGAAATTATACGCAGTCGCTCCAACTCTAATGTTACCGACTGCTCCATAAGCCCAGCGGGCTCTTTAGGAAAGGACTTCTCCACTCCAAACACCTCGCTCCATTATCCACAGAATGAttatgatgatgacgattatgACGACTGGGATGACTGGGATGACAGGTCCACTGTTGTGGATGATGCTGATCACACCAGGAATCCTGGAGCCAATGGACATGCCCCTGAGAACCCGATGACCAACAATCCCAATGTGCACTATCGACCCAAGCCGGCATCCAGACAAGATAGCATCACCAGTTCTAGGAAGGGCAGTATGGTGGGCAGGAACTTGAACAGATTTTCCAGCTTTGTCCGCTCAGGGGTAGAGGCATTTGTGTTGGGTGATGTCCCAATGATGGCAAAGATAGCTGAGACTTACTCCATTGACATGGGTCCCCTAGGGCCCCGGTGGAAGGAGAATCCAAAGCCTTTCTCCTGCTCCATTGAGGATCCCACCAAACAGACAAAGTTCAAGGGCATCAAGACCTACATTTCGTACCGGGTGACACCAAGTCATACAGGGCGTCCCGTCTACAGACGTTACAAACACTTTGACTGGCTGTACAACCGCCTGCTTCACAAGTTCACTGTGAtctctgtgcctcacctgccCGAGAAGCAGGCCACGGGGCGATTCGAGGAAGACTTCATTGAGAAGCGCAAGAGGCGACTGATACTGTGGATGAACCACATGACCAGTCACCCAGTCCTTTCCCAATATGAAGGCTTTGAGCACTTTCTCATGTGTGCTGATGACAAGCAGTGGAAATTGGGCAAGAGAAGGGCGGAGAAGGACGAGATGGTGGGCGCGCATTTCATGCTAACCCTTCAAATCCCCAAAGAGCACCAGGACCTTCAGGACGTCGAGGAACGAGTCGACAACTTCAAGGCCTTTGCCAGGAAGATGGACGACAGCGTTATGCAGCTGACACACGTCGCCTCGGAGCTGGTGCGCAAACACCTGGGTGGATTCAGGAAAGAGTTCCAGCGTCTTGGAAATGCCTTCCAGTCTATCAGCCACGCATTCACGTTGGACCCTCCCTATAGGTCAGATGGACTCAACAATGCCATCTCCCATACTGGCCGCACCTATGAGAACATTGGAGAGTTGTTTGCAGAGCAACCTAAGTATGACCTCTTCCACATGCTGGATAAGTTGTCGCTCTATCAAGGCCTGCTCGCCAACTTCCCCGACATCATTCATCTACAGAAAG GATCATTGAGCTCGTGTAGCAGCACATGTGCCAGTTCCCTAATGGGTAAAGTTCCTCTCCAGCTTTCAGCAGACCTTCGACTACCAGACATCTGA